The following are from one region of the Actinoplanes sp. L3-i22 genome:
- a CDS encoding tetratricopeptide repeat protein codes for MTTTPSPVDVAFALLREGRLVDAESLMSRELRSAADKHGTGSPAWASAQCDLGNVLLNADQLDRAIECYRQAASAPPRDHETHKDQLTYRMNLGMALRLAGRLDEAEASLREGVQERLAFYGREHAGYAFGLEPLADLLLERGDGARARQVVEEAVANFWRNGHARVATALALRAAIVHAGGTGEPLFVGLDQLPDPVVEELAGAVVTRLDHADPASKELLAALIDAVGTRLGADHQATLNALSALANLSSDLGDQSGRVEAIERVLDSYDRQGRLEDAVTAALGLAMAQSETGDDDAALRTYEAAYRRADQVGRPELQSQVLRNWGLALNELGSTAPAEYRLTAALTQARRGADHETVGRALVALGLFFQHEARLPEAQRVLEEGLPLLGPAHPDALAGRSHLGAVLDGRTCGCGDMPGTIADAFREFVLTRLPTDLLERLDVTIEDGEFKIGVHLRREPTETELERLNAVFRSAHAEFRRSLQQPRYAG; via the coding sequence GTGACGACGACACCGAGTCCGGTCGATGTGGCATTCGCGCTCCTGCGGGAGGGGCGCCTGGTCGATGCCGAGAGCCTGATGTCCCGGGAGCTGCGCTCGGCCGCCGACAAGCACGGCACGGGCAGCCCGGCGTGGGCCTCGGCCCAGTGCGACCTCGGCAACGTCCTGCTCAACGCGGACCAGCTGGACCGGGCGATCGAGTGCTACCGGCAGGCCGCGTCGGCGCCGCCGCGGGACCACGAGACGCACAAGGACCAGCTGACGTACCGGATGAATCTCGGCATGGCGCTGCGGCTGGCCGGCCGGCTGGACGAGGCCGAGGCGTCGCTGCGGGAGGGTGTCCAGGAGCGGCTGGCGTTCTACGGCCGGGAGCACGCCGGGTACGCCTTCGGCCTCGAACCCCTCGCCGACCTGCTGCTCGAACGCGGCGACGGGGCGCGGGCCCGCCAGGTCGTCGAGGAGGCGGTGGCGAACTTCTGGCGCAACGGGCACGCCCGGGTGGCGACCGCGCTGGCGCTGCGGGCGGCGATCGTGCACGCCGGCGGCACCGGTGAGCCGCTGTTCGTCGGCCTCGACCAGCTGCCGGACCCGGTCGTCGAGGAGCTCGCGGGCGCCGTGGTGACCCGGCTCGACCACGCCGACCCGGCGTCGAAGGAGCTGCTCGCCGCCCTGATCGACGCGGTCGGGACCAGGCTGGGCGCGGATCACCAGGCGACGCTGAACGCGCTGTCCGCGCTGGCGAACCTGAGCAGCGACCTCGGCGACCAGTCCGGCCGGGTCGAGGCGATCGAGCGGGTGCTCGACTCCTACGACCGGCAGGGGCGGCTGGAGGACGCGGTGACGGCCGCGCTCGGGCTGGCGATGGCGCAGAGCGAGACCGGCGACGACGACGCGGCGCTGCGGACCTACGAGGCCGCCTACCGCCGGGCGGATCAGGTCGGCCGCCCGGAGCTGCAGAGCCAGGTGCTGCGCAACTGGGGCCTCGCCCTGAACGAGCTCGGTAGCACCGCGCCCGCGGAGTACCGGCTGACCGCGGCGCTGACCCAGGCCCGCCGCGGCGCCGATCACGAGACGGTCGGCCGGGCGTTGGTCGCGCTCGGCCTCTTCTTCCAGCACGAGGCGCGGCTGCCGGAGGCGCAGCGGGTCCTCGAGGAGGGCCTGCCGCTGCTCGGGCCTGCGCACCCGGACGCGCTCGCCGGCCGCAGCCACCTCGGCGCCGTCCTCGACGGCCGGACCTGCGGCTGCGGCGACATGCCGGGCACGATCGCCGACGCCTTCCGCGAGTTCGTGCTCACCCGCCTGCCCACGGACCTGCTCGAACGCCTCGACGTGACGATCGAGGACGGCGAATTCAAGATCGGCGTCCACCTGCGCCGCGAACCCACCGAAACCGAGCTGGAACGCCTCAACGCGGTCTTCCGGAGCGCCCACGCGGAGTTCCGCCGCAGCCTCCAGCAACCCCGCTACGCAGGATAG